The nucleotide sequence CTTGGGCAAGGAAATAAGCACAATTCCTGGGGTTGAGCATGGCGGGCGCTGGCCGGATTCCCCAAGGCTGGGATAAGGAGGCTGCCTGACAGCGGCCCGGCCTGGATAAATCAGGGGTTGACGGGGAATCACTTTCCTTGAGGCAAGGGATTTGCCTGCTTCAGGGGGTGAAGGCGTGGCCGAGGATCGCCGTGAGCGGGAACGGGTCCAGGAGGAACAGATCTTGGCCCGGGAAGCGTCCGGCTCGTCCCTGGTGGCCTATGCGGCCATCAAGTACTTTTCCTTTGTGGTCATCGTGGTGGCCATCTTGTACTTCCTGGGGCGCTGGGTGCTGCCGGTACTGACCCCGTGAACCCGGCCGGGCAGGGGCGCCGGCTTTCCTTGACACTGGTTCAGCGCCGGTGATACTTTGGCGCTGATGGAAAATTATAGCCACACCACTCCTCCAGTGGCCCCCGGCCGTCAAGGGCAGCCTTTTGCTCCCGGTGATGCAGTCCTGTTGCTGGACCCTGCCACCGACCGGATATATGAAGTCAATTTGAGGCCGGGCGCCACCTTCCAGACCCAGAAAAGCGGATTGGTCAAACACGACGCCATCATCGGCTTGGGCGACGGCGCCCGGGTGGCCACCAACCTGGGGGGCCAGTTCATCTGCCTCCGGCCTACCTTGGAAGATCACCTGCTGCGCCTGCCGCGGCGCACCCAAATTCTGTTCGCCAAAGATTTGGGCCTCATCTTGCTCAAGGCCAACCTTCATCCCGGCGCCAAGATTTTGGAGGCGGGCATCGGGTCCGGATCCCTGGCCACCACCCTGCTGCATCATTTGGGCCCCTCCGGCCATCTCATTTCCTATGAAATCCGGGAGGAATTCGCCCGGCTGGCCCTGCGCAACCTGGCCACGGCCCGGGAGCGGCTGGGCAGCAGCGGCGCCCGCCACACGGTGCGGCTGCACAACATCTACGAAAGCATAGTGGATGAAGATTTGGACACCATTTTCCTGGACGTGCCCGAGCCTGCCAGGGTTTTGCCCCACGCCGTCAAGGCCCTCCGGCCGGGAGGCGTCTTCATGGCATGGCTGCCCACGGCACTGCAGGTTTACGAACTGGTCCGGGCCCTCCAGGAGGA is from Sphingobacteriaceae bacterium and encodes:
- a CDS encoding tRNA (adenine-N1)-methyltransferase produces the protein MENYSHTTPPVAPGRQGQPFAPGDAVLLLDPATDRIYEVNLRPGATFQTQKSGLVKHDAIIGLGDGARVATNLGGQFICLRPTLEDHLLRLPRRTQILFAKDLGLILLKANLHPGAKILEAGIGSGSLATTLLHHLGPSGHLISYEIREEFARLALRNLATARERLGSSGARHTVRLHNIYESIVDEDLDTIFLDVPEPARVLPHAVKALRPGGVFMAWLPTALQVYELVRALQEDPHFTFVETTETLQRPWEVAPNSVRPAHRMVAHTGFLIRARRVEPAPAAGPGG